A single window of Chitinophaga sp. XS-30 DNA harbors:
- a CDS encoding O-methyltransferase, whose amino-acid sequence MEVIPEDIQAFAERYSTPETELLYRLHRETYLKIAQPHMLSGHLQGRLLTMVSQMIKPRRILEIGTFTGYSAICLAQGLTEDGVLHTIDVNEELEAMSSRYFKEAGLGDKIVQHTGKAAEIITQLDEVFDLVFIDADKAGYTGYYDMVWEKLRPGGFMLADNVLYHGEVVLPESGQSNNAKAMIRFAEKAVADERAETMLLTLRDGLMLIRKKQTH is encoded by the coding sequence ATGGAGGTAATACCAGAGGACATTCAGGCGTTTGCAGAACGGTACAGTACCCCGGAAACGGAATTGCTTTATCGTTTGCATCGTGAAACATACCTGAAAATAGCTCAGCCTCACATGCTCAGTGGCCATTTACAGGGGCGTTTGCTGACGATGGTCAGCCAGATGATCAAGCCCCGGCGGATATTGGAGATCGGCACGTTTACCGGTTATTCGGCTATCTGTCTCGCTCAGGGGCTGACGGAAGACGGCGTGTTGCATACGATAGATGTGAATGAAGAACTGGAAGCCATGTCTTCCCGCTATTTCAAAGAAGCGGGGCTGGGGGACAAGATCGTGCAGCATACCGGTAAGGCCGCGGAGATCATCACGCAACTGGATGAAGTGTTTGACCTGGTATTCATCGATGCGGATAAAGCAGGCTACACCGGGTACTACGACATGGTGTGGGAAAAGCTTCGCCCCGGCGGTTTCATGCTGGCCGACAATGTGCTTTATCATGGAGAAGTGGTGTTGCCGGAAAGCGGGCAAAGCAATAACGCCAAGGCCATGATCCGGTTTGCGGAAAAAGCGGTGGCGGACGAACGTGCGGAAACAATGCTGCTTACATTGCGCGATGGATTGATGCTGATCCGCAAGAAACAGACCCATTAA
- a CDS encoding TIGR00730 family Rossman fold protein, whose product MNESLKNLKERDWTETKAHSSWQIFKIMAEFVEGFETLAKIGPCISIFGSARTREGNPYYDLACEVAERLATDGFGIISGGGPGIMEAANKGAQKANGKSVGLNISLPHEQYPNTFIDYDKSINFDYFFVRKVMFTKYSQGFVMMPGGFGTMDEFFEVATLIQTKKMTETPLVLVGKAYWSGLLEWIDTVMMKKESNIHPEDLDLLKVFDTADEVVEYFRVFYTTNKLRPNF is encoded by the coding sequence ATGAATGAGTCTTTAAAGAACCTGAAGGAACGCGACTGGACGGAAACCAAAGCCCACTCCAGCTGGCAGATCTTCAAGATCATGGCGGAATTTGTAGAAGGGTTTGAAACACTGGCAAAGATCGGTCCCTGTATATCTATTTTTGGTTCCGCCCGTACAAGGGAGGGGAATCCGTATTATGACCTGGCCTGTGAAGTGGCGGAACGGCTGGCAACAGACGGTTTCGGGATCATCTCCGGCGGCGGCCCGGGCATAATGGAAGCGGCCAATAAAGGCGCACAGAAAGCCAACGGAAAAAGCGTGGGGCTGAACATTTCCCTGCCGCATGAACAGTATCCCAACACTTTTATCGACTACGACAAGAGCATCAACTTCGACTACTTCTTTGTACGCAAAGTGATGTTCACCAAATACTCACAGGGATTTGTAATGATGCCCGGCGGTTTCGGCACAATGGATGAGTTCTTTGAAGTAGCCACGCTCATACAAACAAAAAAAATGACCGAAACGCCGCTGGTGCTGGTAGGAAAGGCATACTGGTCCGGCTTGCTGGAATGGATCGATACGGTGATGATGAAAAAGGAAAGCAATATCCATCCGGAAGATCTGGATCTGCTGAAAGTATTTGATACGGCTGACGAAGTGGTGGAGTACTTCCGGGTATTCTACACCACCAACAAGTTGCGGCCAAACTTCTGA
- a CDS encoding PorP/SprF family type IX secretion system membrane protein: MRKIACHMILVCCLTGAVSASAQDLHFSQFYNSPLSTNPANTGFIPDGNYRVGLNYRNQWASIPVPYKTMSLFGDLQLFRDQLNYGWVGVGGLLLRDVAGTGNLTSTKAYGSIAYHQLMGQSSLLSAGFNVGYANKRVDLNKLTFGTQWNGQFFDSQMVSGEPINNSAIGYFDMQVGMNYAFFPNDLVYVNGGFSVHHVNKPRETFYSGNNQIEPRYIGFLNASLKMSDYIILNPGAYYAQQAGSSELMFGGYAAYNLSGDGDKQVFGGLYYRVKDAFPFVVGYQMSNVRLMFNYDVTSSNLAVANSRQGAYELSIIYTGIYPNRAFGRAQRASLCPSF, encoded by the coding sequence ATGAGAAAGATTGCCTGCCATATGATCCTGGTTTGTTGCCTGACGGGAGCTGTTTCAGCCTCCGCCCAGGACCTGCACTTCTCGCAGTTCTACAACTCGCCGCTTTCTACCAATCCTGCCAATACCGGTTTTATTCCTGATGGCAACTACCGTGTGGGGCTGAACTACCGGAACCAATGGGCTTCCATTCCGGTGCCATACAAAACCATGTCCCTCTTCGGTGATTTGCAGCTGTTCAGGGACCAGCTGAATTATGGCTGGGTGGGCGTTGGCGGTCTGCTGCTCCGCGATGTGGCCGGTACCGGCAATCTTACTTCCACCAAAGCCTACGGCTCCATTGCCTATCACCAGCTGATGGGCCAGAGCAGCCTGCTTTCCGCAGGTTTCAACGTAGGGTATGCCAATAAAAGGGTAGACCTCAACAAACTAACATTCGGTACCCAATGGAACGGCCAGTTCTTCGATTCACAGATGGTTTCCGGTGAGCCGATCAACAACTCCGCGATCGGTTATTTTGATATGCAGGTAGGTATGAACTACGCATTTTTTCCGAATGACCTGGTATATGTCAACGGCGGTTTTTCCGTACACCACGTCAACAAGCCCCGGGAAACGTTCTATAGCGGCAATAACCAGATAGAGCCGCGGTATATCGGTTTCCTGAACGCCAGCCTGAAGATGAGCGATTACATCATCCTGAACCCCGGCGCATACTATGCGCAGCAGGCCGGTTCCAGCGAACTGATGTTCGGCGGATATGCCGCCTATAACCTTTCCGGGGACGGCGACAAGCAGGTATTCGGCGGGTTGTACTATCGTGTGAAAGATGCTTTCCCCTTTGTGGTAGGCTATCAGATGAGCAATGTACGCCTCATGTTCAACTACGATGTAACATCTTCCAACCTAGCCGTGGCCAACAGCCGCCAGGGCGCATACGAGCTGAGCATTATCTATACCGGCATTTATCCTAACCGCGCATTCGGCAGGGCGCAGAGAGCTTCCCTTTGCCCGTCTTTTTAA
- a CDS encoding PKD domain-containing protein, with protein sequence MKSTRPTGLFCVLQVCILFLTGVPAWAQGGSSNFSPLEYIENKGQWPGDFQYRADLGSASIFVKKDGFRFLLLSKEDLMRVPELNHGHMEDSAGGKPIYFPDPGNVNLPGKLPANGGSTGVNGGIPHQPVRGHAYDLRFLNTLPDPEIIPSKPVRENNITYMLGNDRSRWKSGIGSYTSLLYKELYRSIDLQVYSESGQMKYDLIVHPGGNPDQIRFAYSGATSLSLKKGNLHVQTSVGEAIELAPFAYQYINSQRQRVNVSYQLDGTTVSFKVSGKYDSKYPLVIDPTVVFATLTGSRADNWGFTATYDAGGNFYAGGIAFNTGYPVSTGAYDNSFNGGQFDMSITKFNPAGTQIIYSTYIGGNGEDQPHSLFVDAQGQLVISGRTNSGNFPVDTAYGPGGGFDITVTKLNAAGTGLVGSVRIGGNSNDGVNMRPDKKGPTDVLLRNYGDDARSEVVIDATGAIYIASSTQSTNFPATAGVFQPTYGGGRQDGVVIKLTPNVRVQWASFLGGSAEDAAYVLAVNGGSTVYVAGGTASSNFPARPGSVYPAFRGGACDGYITHISGNGASILQSTFMGSDNSRADQVYGIQLDRDGNVYVMGTTEGNWPIQQPTGTATFYNDNSKQFITKLRPDLSALIYSTTFGKAAAQPSLSPVAFLVDRCQNVYVSGWGGSLNSGNNFSNSGTAGLPTTPDARKPSSDNSDFYFFVMQRDALGILYGTFYGGNGLAEHVDGGTSRFDQNGVIYQAICAACGTGNKPRFPTTPGAYNSGIPDGCNLGALKIAFNLDGVRAGLTTEERKNNYCVPATITFIDTTNVPAQSWIWNFGDGSPEITNASPTITHTYNVEGDYTVMMIKYDPASCNLRDTAYLDIRVRSDQATVDFSERRLDPCTELNYEFTNLSQAPPGKPFTNQSFVWDFGDGTPPVTTDGSDQTHSYAAEGVYNVTLTLVDTNYCNAPEVITHQLRVAANVFALFEVPDSACVPYTAVFDNTSKGGVTFRWDFGDGSTSTDIYPTHTYTQPGRYLVTMMATDPNTCNVTDDTSMYITVLPLPVAGFTYQPVTPVENTPHVFTNTSTGAARYWWDFGDGDTSSMVNPTHQYVATGTYQVCLIAETEFGCHDTTCQMVSAIVNPLFDVPTAFSPNGDGINDVWEVKSFGISKYEMKVFNRWGQLLFVSNDQKIGWDGRFNGAIQPMDAYAYVLNIEFSHGERVTKTGNVTLLR encoded by the coding sequence TTGAAATCTACTCGCCCTACCGGCCTTTTCTGTGTACTGCAAGTCTGTATCCTGTTCCTGACGGGCGTGCCTGCCTGGGCGCAGGGAGGCAGCAGCAACTTTTCACCACTCGAATATATTGAGAACAAAGGCCAGTGGCCCGGCGATTTTCAGTACCGCGCGGATCTCGGTTCTGCCAGCATATTTGTAAAGAAGGACGGGTTCCGGTTCCTGTTGCTGAGCAAGGAAGACCTGATGCGCGTCCCTGAACTGAATCACGGGCATATGGAAGATTCCGCCGGCGGCAAACCGATCTATTTCCCGGATCCCGGTAATGTTAATCTCCCCGGCAAACTGCCGGCTAACGGCGGCAGCACCGGCGTGAACGGCGGCATACCGCATCAGCCCGTCAGAGGCCATGCGTACGACCTCCGCTTTCTCAATACCCTGCCGGACCCGGAGATCATCCCTTCAAAACCCGTCAGAGAGAACAATATCACCTATATGCTCGGCAACGACCGCTCCAGGTGGAAGTCTGGCATCGGTTCATATACCAGTCTGCTCTACAAGGAGTTATACCGGAGTATCGATCTGCAGGTCTATTCCGAAAGCGGCCAGATGAAATACGACCTGATCGTACATCCCGGCGGCAACCCGGACCAGATACGGTTCGCCTATTCCGGCGCTACTTCCCTTTCCCTGAAAAAGGGCAATCTGCATGTACAGACCTCCGTAGGGGAAGCCATCGAACTGGCGCCCTTCGCATACCAGTATATCAACAGTCAGCGGCAGCGCGTGAACGTATCTTATCAGCTGGACGGAACAACGGTCAGCTTCAAAGTATCCGGCAAATATGACAGCAAATACCCGCTCGTAATAGACCCTACCGTGGTATTCGCCACGCTCACCGGTTCCCGGGCGGATAACTGGGGCTTCACGGCCACGTACGACGCCGGGGGCAACTTTTACGCCGGGGGTATCGCTTTTAATACCGGGTATCCCGTGTCTACCGGTGCGTACGACAATTCCTTCAATGGCGGCCAGTTCGATATGTCCATTACCAAATTCAATCCCGCCGGCACCCAGATCATATACTCCACCTATATCGGCGGCAACGGCGAAGATCAGCCGCACAGTCTTTTTGTGGATGCACAGGGCCAGCTCGTGATATCCGGCAGGACCAACTCGGGCAATTTTCCCGTAGATACGGCTTATGGTCCCGGCGGCGGCTTTGATATTACCGTTACCAAGCTGAATGCCGCAGGCACCGGCCTGGTAGGCTCCGTGCGCATCGGCGGCAACAGCAATGACGGGGTGAACATGCGCCCGGATAAAAAAGGGCCGACCGATGTGTTATTAAGGAACTATGGCGATGATGCGCGCAGTGAAGTAGTGATCGACGCTACCGGCGCGATCTATATTGCCAGCTCCACGCAATCCACCAACTTTCCCGCCACAGCAGGCGTTTTCCAGCCCACTTACGGCGGCGGCCGTCAGGATGGGGTGGTGATCAAGCTGACACCGAACGTACGGGTGCAATGGGCGAGCTTCCTCGGCGGCAGCGCTGAGGATGCCGCATATGTGCTGGCCGTGAATGGCGGCAGCACGGTATATGTGGCCGGAGGCACCGCCAGCAGCAACTTTCCCGCCCGCCCGGGCAGCGTGTACCCGGCATTCAGGGGCGGGGCCTGCGATGGCTATATCACCCATATCTCCGGTAACGGGGCGTCCATCCTGCAATCCACTTTCATGGGCTCGGATAACAGCCGGGCGGACCAGGTGTATGGCATTCAGCTGGACAGGGATGGCAATGTGTACGTGATGGGTACTACGGAAGGCAACTGGCCCATCCAGCAACCCACCGGCACCGCCACTTTTTATAACGACAATTCCAAACAGTTCATTACCAAGTTGCGGCCGGACCTGTCTGCCCTCATCTATTCCACCACCTTCGGAAAGGCGGCGGCGCAGCCCAGTCTCTCTCCCGTAGCCTTCCTGGTAGACCGTTGCCAGAATGTGTACGTGTCCGGCTGGGGCGGCTCGCTGAACTCCGGCAATAACTTTTCCAATTCCGGCACGGCAGGGCTGCCGACAACGCCCGATGCCCGCAAACCCAGCTCGGATAACAGCGACTTTTATTTCTTTGTGATGCAGCGCGATGCACTCGGCATCCTGTACGGCACCTTTTACGGCGGCAACGGTCTTGCTGAACATGTGGACGGCGGCACCAGCCGTTTCGACCAGAATGGCGTGATCTACCAGGCCATCTGCGCCGCCTGCGGCACCGGCAACAAGCCCCGCTTCCCCACCACGCCCGGCGCATACAACAGCGGTATCCCCGATGGCTGCAACCTCGGTGCGCTCAAGATAGCGTTTAACCTGGACGGGGTGCGGGCCGGATTGACCACGGAAGAACGGAAAAATAATTACTGCGTACCGGCTACCATCACCTTCATCGATACCACCAATGTACCGGCGCAGAGCTGGATATGGAACTTTGGCGACGGATCGCCGGAGATCACCAATGCCAGCCCCACCATCACCCATACGTATAATGTTGAAGGCGATTATACCGTGATGATGATCAAATATGACCCGGCAAGCTGTAACCTCCGGGACACCGCTTACCTGGACATCCGGGTGCGGTCCGATCAGGCTACGGTAGACTTTTCCGAACGCCGCCTGGACCCCTGTACGGAACTGAATTACGAATTCACCAACCTGTCACAGGCGCCTCCCGGCAAACCGTTCACCAACCAGTCATTCGTATGGGATTTTGGTGACGGCACACCGCCGGTTACGACCGATGGCAGCGATCAGACCCATAGTTACGCCGCGGAAGGCGTATATAATGTAACGCTGACGCTTGTGGATACGAATTACTGCAACGCGCCGGAAGTGATCACGCACCAGCTGCGTGTAGCCGCCAACGTCTTCGCCCTCTTCGAGGTGCCGGACAGCGCCTGCGTACCTTACACCGCGGTATTCGACAACACCTCGAAAGGGGGCGTTACCTTCCGGTGGGACTTCGGGGATGGAAGTACTTCCACAGATATTTACCCCACCCATACCTACACCCAGCCCGGCCGTTACCTGGTAACGATGATGGCTACGGACCCGAATACCTGTAACGTAACGGACGATACTTCCATGTATATCACCGTGTTACCGCTGCCGGTAGCAGGATTTACCTACCAGCCCGTAACACCCGTGGAGAACACGCCGCATGTTTTTACCAACACTTCTACAGGTGCGGCACGTTATTGGTGGGATTTTGGTGACGGGGATACATCATCCATGGTCAATCCAACGCACCAGTACGTCGCAACAGGCACCTACCAGGTTTGCCTGATCGCGGAAACGGAGTTCGGTTGCCATGATACCACCTGCCAGATGGTGAGCGCGATCGTGAATCCGCTGTTTGATGTGCCTACGGCTTTTTCTCCGAACGGGGACGGTATCAACGATGTATGGGAAGTCAAGAGTTTCGGGATCAGCAAATATGAAATGAAGGTCTTTAACCGCTGGGGACAGCTGCTGTTCGTCTCCAACGATCAGAAGATAGGATGGGATGGCCGTTTCAACGGCGCCATCCAACCCATGGACGCCTACGCTTATGTGCTGAACATCGAGTTCAGTCACGGGGAGCGGGTGACCAAAACGGGGAATGTTACTTTATTAAGATAG
- the recG gene encoding ATP-dependent DNA helicase RecG, giving the protein MTLITSILPNPIEYLKGVGPQKGELLRKEINMHTFRDLLEYYPFRYVDRTKVERIGHLSGFEDYVQIRGRIVHMEVVGEKRGKRLVATLQDETGRMDLVWFQGWQWMQKSLRENVAYLVFGRVSQFNGTVQMAHPEMDLLTEETASGKQHLEPVYYTTEKLKARGLTAKAIGKLTRNLLEQLSLPEIKENIPAPVLQQFRLMPRAQAFFRIHLPASEEEAKQAQRRLKFEELFLAQIRICRLKVRRHKISQGFVFGAVGEIFNTFYNDHLPFPLTGAQKRVLKEIRKDTMTGRQMNRLLQGDVGSGKTMVALLSLLMALDNGFQGCLMAPTEILAQQHFKGISELLKDMPVKVALLTGNIKGKARKEILRQTEEGSIHILIGTHALLEKEVKFSHLGMAIVDEQHRFGVAQRARLWEKNHTPPHILVMTATPIPRTLAMTVYGDLDVSVIDEMPPGRKPITTVHRTEYQRPQVMDFIKEEVRKGRQAYVVYPLIEESANLDYENLTKGYEEVKAFFPEPKYYISMVHGRQPQDQREANMHRFVTGDTQIMVATTVIEVGVNVPNASVMVIESTERFGLSQLHQLRGRVGRGAEQSYCILMTGNKIGKDSQERVKVMVQTNDGFVISEKDMELRGPGDIEGTRQSGLLDLKLADIVQDRAMLAAARESAEKILEEDPELELPENKPLHDYLASQRSKSAWSKIS; this is encoded by the coding sequence TTGACGCTCATTACCTCCATATTGCCCAATCCGATAGAATACCTGAAAGGCGTAGGACCGCAGAAGGGTGAACTGCTGCGCAAGGAGATCAATATGCATACTTTCCGGGACCTGCTGGAGTATTATCCTTTCCGGTATGTGGACCGCACGAAAGTGGAGCGGATAGGCCACCTGAGCGGATTTGAGGACTATGTACAGATACGCGGGCGCATCGTGCATATGGAAGTAGTGGGAGAGAAGAGAGGAAAAAGGCTCGTGGCCACCCTGCAGGATGAGACCGGGCGCATGGACCTCGTGTGGTTCCAGGGCTGGCAATGGATGCAGAAATCACTGCGGGAGAACGTGGCCTACCTGGTATTCGGCAGGGTGTCTCAATTCAACGGCACAGTGCAGATGGCGCACCCTGAAATGGACCTGCTCACCGAAGAGACCGCCTCCGGTAAACAGCATCTTGAACCGGTGTATTACACCACCGAAAAACTCAAAGCCCGCGGGCTAACGGCCAAGGCTATAGGAAAACTTACCCGCAACCTGCTGGAACAGCTTTCCCTCCCCGAAATAAAAGAGAACATTCCCGCCCCCGTGCTGCAACAGTTTCGCCTGATGCCCCGCGCACAGGCCTTCTTCAGGATACATCTGCCAGCATCGGAAGAAGAAGCGAAACAGGCGCAGCGGCGGCTGAAGTTCGAAGAGCTTTTCCTCGCCCAGATCCGCATCTGCCGCCTCAAAGTCAGGCGCCACAAGATCAGCCAGGGATTTGTATTCGGCGCAGTAGGCGAAATATTCAATACTTTTTATAACGATCACCTCCCTTTCCCGCTCACCGGCGCACAAAAACGCGTGCTCAAAGAGATCCGCAAAGATACCATGACCGGCCGGCAGATGAACCGCCTGCTGCAGGGGGATGTAGGCAGCGGCAAGACCATGGTGGCCCTGCTGAGCCTGCTGATGGCGCTGGACAATGGTTTCCAGGGATGCCTCATGGCGCCGACCGAAATACTCGCGCAGCAGCACTTCAAAGGCATATCGGAACTGCTGAAAGACATGCCGGTGAAAGTGGCTTTGCTGACCGGGAACATCAAAGGCAAGGCCCGCAAAGAGATACTCAGACAAACGGAAGAAGGCAGCATACACATCCTCATCGGCACCCATGCCCTGCTGGAAAAAGAAGTGAAGTTCTCTCACCTGGGCATGGCCATCGTAGATGAACAGCACCGCTTCGGCGTAGCTCAGCGCGCGCGCCTCTGGGAAAAGAACCATACCCCGCCGCACATCCTGGTGATGACGGCCACGCCTATCCCGCGCACACTGGCCATGACCGTGTATGGGGATCTGGATGTTTCCGTCATCGATGAAATGCCGCCGGGCCGCAAGCCCATCACTACCGTGCACCGCACGGAATACCAGCGCCCGCAGGTGATGGACTTCATCAAAGAGGAGGTAAGAAAGGGCCGCCAGGCTTACGTGGTGTACCCCCTTATCGAAGAATCCGCCAACCTCGATTACGAGAACCTGACCAAAGGATATGAAGAAGTGAAAGCCTTCTTCCCCGAACCGAAATACTACATCAGCATGGTGCACGGCCGCCAGCCGCAGGACCAGCGGGAAGCCAATATGCACCGCTTCGTTACCGGCGATACCCAGATCATGGTGGCGACTACGGTGATAGAAGTAGGGGTGAATGTGCCAAACGCCTCCGTCATGGTGATAGAAAGCACCGAACGCTTCGGCCTGTCGCAGCTCCATCAGCTGCGGGGCCGCGTTGGCCGGGGGGCGGAACAGAGTTATTGCATCCTGATGACCGGCAACAAGATCGGGAAGGACTCGCAGGAACGGGTGAAGGTAATGGTACAGACCAACGACGGGTTCGTGATCTCGGAAAAGGATATGGAACTGCGGGGGCCGGGGGATATCGAAGGCACCCGGCAAAGCGGGCTGCTGGACCTGAAACTGGCCGATATTGTGCAGGACCGCGCCATGCTGGCCGCTGCCAGGGAATCCGCCGAAAAGATACTGGAAGAAGACCCCGAACTGGAACTGCCTGAAAATAAACCGCTTCACGACTATCTCGCCAGCCAACGGTCAAAATCCGCATGGAGTAAAATATCCTGA
- a CDS encoding citrate (Si)-synthase, eukaryotic: MSYIKEKFKAKADELSAEVKDLLKNHGTKKIDEVTVAQAYQGMRGITGLVTETSLLDANEGIRFRGYSIPELREHLPKAAGGNEPLPEGLFYLMLIGELPTEADVQNLSSVLSRRSHVPNHVFDAIEALPISTHPMTMFTVAVMAMQTESVFAKAYADGMSKKEYWSYMYEDSLNLIARLPRIAAYIYRRKYKNSDHIQPDGMLDWAANFAHMLGYKNDDFKELMRLYMVIHADHEGGNVSAHTTHLVGSALSDAYLSFAAGMNGLAGPLHGLANQEVIKWILSMREELGGGMPDKAQIEAYVKKTLSEGKVVPGYGHAVLRKTDPRFTAQMEFAKKHLADDELVRIVWLVYETVPDILKDLGKVKNPWPNVDAHSGALLVHYGLVEYEFYTVLFGVSRALGVLASLCWDRALGLSLERPKSVTSEWMKLFVEGKVEAIAE; the protein is encoded by the coding sequence ATGAGTTATATAAAAGAGAAATTCAAGGCAAAAGCAGATGAGCTGAGCGCAGAAGTTAAGGACCTGCTCAAGAATCATGGCACAAAGAAAATAGATGAAGTTACTGTGGCGCAGGCTTATCAGGGTATGCGCGGAATTACAGGCCTGGTGACAGAAACCTCGCTGCTGGACGCGAACGAGGGTATCCGTTTCCGCGGATATTCCATCCCCGAGCTGCGGGAACACCTCCCCAAAGCCGCCGGTGGAAATGAACCCCTGCCGGAAGGCCTGTTCTACCTGATGCTGATCGGGGAACTGCCCACAGAAGCCGATGTACAGAACCTCAGCAGCGTGCTCAGCCGCCGCTCCCATGTACCGAACCATGTGTTCGACGCCATCGAAGCATTGCCCATCTCTACTCACCCCATGACCATGTTCACCGTTGCTGTTATGGCCATGCAGACGGAATCCGTATTTGCAAAAGCCTATGCAGACGGGATGAGCAAAAAGGAGTACTGGAGCTATATGTATGAAGATTCCCTGAATCTTATCGCCAGGCTCCCCCGTATCGCCGCTTATATCTACCGCCGCAAATACAAGAACAGCGATCACATCCAGCCGGACGGGATGCTGGACTGGGCGGCCAACTTCGCCCATATGCTCGGCTACAAGAACGATGATTTCAAGGAACTGATGCGCCTGTACATGGTGATCCATGCAGACCACGAAGGTGGTAACGTCAGCGCCCACACGACCCATCTCGTAGGTTCCGCCCTGAGCGATGCCTATCTCTCTTTCGCCGCCGGTATGAACGGACTGGCCGGTCCCCTGCACGGCCTCGCCAACCAGGAAGTGATCAAATGGATACTCAGTATGCGTGAAGAGCTGGGTGGCGGCATGCCGGACAAAGCGCAGATCGAAGCATATGTGAAGAAAACACTTTCCGAAGGTAAAGTAGTACCGGGCTACGGGCACGCTGTATTGCGCAAGACCGATCCCCGCTTTACCGCACAGATGGAATTTGCCAAAAAACACCTGGCGGATGACGAACTGGTGCGCATCGTATGGCTCGTGTATGAAACCGTGCCGGACATCCTGAAGGACCTCGGCAAGGTCAAGAACCCCTGGCCCAATGTGGACGCCCACTCCGGTGCGCTGCTCGTACATTACGGACTGGTGGAATATGAATTCTATACCGTGCTCTTCGGCGTTTCCCGCGCCCTCGGCGTACTGGCCTCCCTCTGCTGGGACCGCGCCCTCGGCCTCTCCCTGGAAAGACCGAAATCCGTTACCTCCGAATGGATGAAACTGTTCGTGGAAGGTAAAGTGGAAGCCATCGCAGAATAA
- a CDS encoding LptF/LptG family permease: MKKIDWYIFRKFVGTFIYSLMILLVISVVIDITEKIDDFMTHDLSFWFVFTNYYIGFIPHIAALLFPLFIFISVIFFTSKLAYKTEIIAILSSGVSFRRFLRPYWMGAILFASILWAANQWVVPVANRIRTSFENKYVSTPKTAEALRDKTLRIDSVSYITFGYYDPNYKTGSDFTLQRIDRQQVDYKLRAERVAWDSVSGSWKLEYITERTIDGLKENLTSKADTIIKIPLLPSELIEEKNRQETMTASELNHYLEREELRGAEGLSVYYVEKYRRTSAAVAVVILVLIGAIISSRKVRGGSGLHLAIGIVISASYILFMQFSTVFATKANLNPLLAAWIPNFLFGLLALWLYMRAPK; encoded by the coding sequence ATGAAGAAGATCGACTGGTATATATTTCGCAAGTTCGTCGGCACATTCATCTACTCGCTGATGATCCTGCTGGTGATCTCGGTAGTGATAGACATCACGGAAAAGATCGATGATTTCATGACGCATGACCTTTCGTTCTGGTTCGTGTTCACCAATTATTATATCGGCTTTATCCCGCATATCGCAGCATTGCTTTTCCCGCTGTTCATTTTCATTTCTGTTATTTTCTTTACTTCCAAGCTGGCCTATAAAACGGAGATCATCGCCATTCTGAGCAGCGGGGTGAGTTTCCGGCGGTTCCTGCGGCCGTATTGGATGGGCGCCATACTGTTCGCCTCCATTCTTTGGGCGGCGAACCAGTGGGTGGTGCCAGTAGCCAACCGCATCCGTACCTCCTTCGAGAATAAATACGTCAGCACCCCTAAAACAGCTGAAGCGTTGCGGGACAAAACGCTCCGTATAGATAGTGTAAGCTATATCACCTTCGGTTACTACGATCCCAATTACAAAACAGGCTCCGATTTTACCCTGCAGCGCATAGACCGGCAGCAGGTGGATTACAAGCTCCGGGCGGAAAGAGTAGCCTGGGACTCCGTGTCCGGCTCCTGGAAGCTGGAATATATTACGGAGCGGACAATTGACGGGCTAAAGGAAAACCTTACCTCCAAAGCGGATACCATCATTAAAATACCCCTGCTGCCTTCTGAACTGATCGAGGAAAAGAACCGGCAGGAAACCATGACCGCCTCCGAGCTGAACCATTACCTGGAAAGGGAAGAGCTGCGCGGCGCGGAAGGGCTCAGCGTCTATTATGTGGAAAAATACCGCCGTACCTCTGCTGCCGTTGCCGTGGTGATACTGGTGCTGATCGGGGCCATTATTTCCAGCCGGAAGGTGAGAGGTGGAAGCGGGCTGCACCTGGCTATAGGGATCGTGATCAGCGCCTCCTATATCCTCTTTATGCAGTTTTCCACCGTATTTGCCACCAAAGCGAACCTGAACCCGCTCCTGGCTGCCTGGATACCGAATTTCCTGTTCGGCCTGCTTGCGCTGTGGCTGTATATGCGTGCGCCGAAATAA